From the genome of Oryza glaberrima chromosome 1, OglaRS2, whole genome shotgun sequence:
TAGTTCTGATTGTGcttatgctctttttttttccctgttacTAGATGGCTTGTCTTATCTGTCACATTGTCAAGCACTATGAGAACTTTGTCTAACATCACATTTGATGTGAATCTTTGTGTGCCTGCTACATATGGATTTGTTCTTATTTTGTGAGTTTCTACTTGAGTTCCTAGCTgtcatttttattcttttttttttttttgttccagcTAGTGCTTGTCGCTCACTCATAGCAAGATACGCACCCTTCTTGGTGATCCCTAAGTATACCCAAACACTTTATTGCGTTATTGTAGTTGGTATAGTCATCTTCTTGTCCATGCTAGGTCGCTAGCATTGTGCTTTTTCCACTTCTTTTTATCAATTGTTGTTCGTCAATCGAGCATAGCAGCTGATGTACTAGTTTAACACAAACTATACAATTCCACGGATGAAGGTGAAATGGAAGATGTTAACGGCAATGGTTACTTTCTGCCGGCCTTGCAATTGACGAGTTGGTCCTCCAAATATGATTGTAGATGTCGCTTTTGTGTTTTATGTAATCATATGTGCAAATGATCTACCTGAGATGATGTTGACTAATGTTAATTTAGATGATAATGGTATATTCTTGCAGACGAGTTCTTTCCGACGCCCCTGATACATATCTGTTGTCTTGTACAGAGTACAGACTTTCCATGGCGGCATGAGTGTCTCGTGGTGTCGTGCAGTAGCCCTGAACTCTTTCTGAATCACGAACTGGATAAAGCTTGATTGAGAGAGTTGGCAAGGTTGCTGTTCACATTAATCTGTGACCCAAGGTGTTAACAAAGCTTTTGGAATGCACCATGGAGGTCAGGGTTCTCCAAACCCTTTTAATCTCGTGGAATGAAAAGCAATGGAGGACTCATATTTGCTGTAGCTTTCGACCGTGGAGCTCACAGAATCCTCGTGCAGAACTGGGTGTAGAACTCACTACACTCCATCCCGTGGGAGCTTTTGGTACGACAAAGTTTGCAGTCATCAAAGTGGCAGTGTAAAATGGTGGGAGACTTCGGGTGACGACCTTGTAATCTTGCTGGTGAATCTCCCCTTCTAAATTCCTGTAGCAGATGTCCAAGAATATTCAACCAACTgctgaaaagtgaaaacgacCTTGGATCCCATATTCTCATTGTATTGGAGAGGTCAGCAAGCTGCTAGTGCTGCAATATGGAAGCAGGACTGGAGGAGCAGAGGCGATGCGTTTCACCCAATGCACTACGAGGTCAGACAGCCATCTGCTGCCACGTGTACTGCTACGGTCAGCCGTATGCGAAGCAAACAACAACCCACTACTGGACAGCAAAAGGCCCAGTCTACTTGCCAATCATTCGTTGCTCGGCCGGTTCTGTACTTCTGACGATCGCAGGTACAACTCGTCGGCCTGAAATCCTGTATGCTTCTTTAcataggatttttttcccctttatcATGCATTAATCCTCTCTCATTTGATACAAAATCGTGAAAGACTTGACACTTCGATAAACTCAGAATAGAGGATCCGAATGGAAATTtactccaattttttttaaaaaaattaaaaataaaatagggcAGTGGCTACCTAGGACAAGAGCATCCAGCCAGGCCGAGGAAAATCCTTTACCAGCCAAGCAAAACATTCACAAGTCCAGAAGCACACAAGACTCGATTACTCGAGTCTCTACGTGAATCTTAGCGGAAGATAAGGGAGCATCAGTACAGCCCAGCCAGTAGGACGCGTTCTCCTCCAATCCCAAAGCCGCGCACTTGGATTCTTCCCTCGCCGATCTCGCGAGCCCCAGCTGTGCTCGTTCATCACTAGGCTCTCCCTCGTGTCACTCACCATTCTATTCGCTCTCGCCGCCAGCTGCCTCGCCGCctcaccctatatatatatcttgccGTAAGTTCCCCATAGCTTCACCATCGCCGTGCACCGACCGACCGATCTCCGGCCAGccggccagccagccagccaccgTAGTCGATCGTCGTCGAGAGAGCCGCTACTACGTACGCACGCCGCGATGTCGGGGGACGCGTTCAACATGTCGGTGGCGTACCAGCCGTCGGGGATGGCGGTGCCGGAGTGGCTGAACAAGGGCGACAACGCGTGGCAGATGATCTCGGCGACGCTGGTGGGGATGCAGAGCGTGCCGGGGCTGGTGATCCTGTACGGCAGCATCGTGAAGAAGAAGTGGGCGGTGAACTCGGCGTTCATGGCGCTCtacgccttcgccgccgtgtggCTGTGCTGGGTCACCTGGGGTTACAACATGTCGTTCGGCCACAAGCTCCTCCCGTTCTGGGGCAAGGCGCGGCCGGCGCTGGGCCAGAGCTTCCTCCTCGCCCAGGCCGTGCTCCCGCAGACGACGCAGTTCtacaagggcggcggcggcgccgacgccgtggTGGAGACGCCATGGGTGAACCCGCTCTACCCGATGGCCACCATGGTGTACTTCCAGTGCGTGTTCGCCGCCATCACGctcatcctcctcgccggctcgctGCTGGGGCGGATGAACATCAAGGCGTGGATGCTGTTCGTCCCGCTCTGGCTCACCTTCTCCTACACCGTCGGCGCCTTCTCGCTTTGGGGCGGCGGCTTCCTCTTCCACTGGGGGGTCATGGACTACTCCGGCGGCTACGTCATCCACCTCTCGTCGGGTGTCGCCGGCTTCACCGCGGCGTACTGGGTGGGGCCCAGGTCGACCAAGGACAGGGAGAGGTTCCCGCCAAACAACGTGCTGCTCatgctcaccggcgccggcatACTGTGGATGGGGTGGGCGGGGTTCAACGGCGGCGACCCGTACTCCGCCAACATCGACTCCTCGCTCGCCGTGCTCAACACCAACATCTGCGCCGCCACCAGCCTCCTCGTCTGGACTTGCCTCGACGTCATCTTCTTCAAGAAGCCGTCCGTCATCGGCGCCGTCCAGGGCATGATCACCGGCCTCGTCTGCATCACTCCCGGCGCAGGTACCATCACACTATATATGCATGCTCCTCATCGCTTGCACCAGTGCACCGCCCATGCTTAATCTACACACAGTACACTAGGTGATCTTCGATCGTTTATACTGAAAATGAATTTTGGGCGAAAAAAAACATTAGACATGACTAATTGAGTTTTATACTTATTATTACTTTCTCCTTTTCATAATATAAATCgttttggatgtttttttttaaaaaaaatcttttaagtttgaataagtttataaaataatttagcaAACATCTACAAAATCATTAGTTTCACTAAATATAGCAttagatatattttaataatacatttgttttgtattgaaaaatattattatattttttagagtaaatttcacctgACCCATATATTATGGTCATAAGTTGCACAAAATCacaaagtttcacaaaaccacactcttgattattttgattttggtcTACCATACTTTTGAGTTCTATAATCAAATTTCAAGTTTATGAGTTATTATCtatcatataaatgttacatCTATGttagttaaactttttaaaattttgatacagGAGTTTGTCAATTTGGTTAATGgcgtagttttgtgaaactttagaaCTATAATACCCGGGGTTACGTTCCACGTGCTATGGTTTTGCGTAAATTGGTCCATAATAGATGATgctttataaaatttactctatttttttataaactcgaTTAAACTTTAAGAAGTTTAACTAGGAAAAGAtcatatgaaacggatggagtataaacttgaaaatagatttatctgaaATTTTAAACCGAGTTAGTAAAATCTGTATCTGGGGCTGGGCGTAACTGATCCGTCTTGAACGGCGTCTGCATATGCATGGTCGATCAGGCCTGGTGCAGGGTTGGGCGGCGATCGTGATGGGCATCCTCTCCGGCAGCATCCCGTGGTTCACGATGATGGTGGTGCACAAGCGGTCGCGCCTCCTGCAGCAGGTGGACGACACCCTGGGCGTCTTCCAcacccacgccgtcgccggattcctcggcggcgccaccacggGCCTCTTCGCCGAGCCCGTCCTCtgctccctcttcctccccgtcACCAACTCCCGCGGCGCCTTCTaccccggccgcggcggcggcctccagtTCGTCCGCCAGGTGGCCGGCGCCCTCTTCATCATCTGCTGGAACGTGGTGGTCACCAGCCTCGTCTGCCTCGCCGTCCGCGCCGTGGTTCCCCTCCGGATGcccgaggaggagctcgccatCGGCGACGACGCCGTGCACGGGGAGGAGGCGTACGCGCTGTGGGGCGACGGCGAGAAGTACGACTCCACCAAGCACGGATGGTACTCCGACAACAACGACACgcaccacaacaacaacaaggcCGCGCCCAGCGGCGTCACGCAGAACGTCTGATGATACGTgtcggttttttttcttttcctttcctttttggGGTTGTATACGTTACGAAATGCTGCGGTTTCCTGTCGTGGAATAATGTGGTGGTGGTTCTGAAACGGGTTTCTTCTTCGGGATGCTCTGGTTTGATGATTTCGACCATTCGAGATTTAATACAGCGGTTACTTTCTTTTCTCTGTCACTTGCAATTGAGTTTGTTTTGTCTCTGTAATTTTGAACTGAGTTTGTTTCTATTCCTTCCATGCCCTTGCACGTGTTACTACcacgtcccaaaatataaatagcaTCCGGATTCAAATTTGTCCAAATATAACTATGTCTAGGATGAGTATAGTCATACAactttcaaaacaaaatttctCTAAAATCATTTAATGAATTATAATGCacatttaaataattataatgtaacttgtacATAAGatgcacaaaatttttgaaatcttTGCGATGGTCCAAGTGGCTAGGGCATACAGTGTGTGATCAATAGTTCCTGAGTTTGATTCCGTGTGACTGCGTGAATGTGTCAAagaaatttctagtgaatttgttctgaattaaatttaaaaatatattgttcaatcatttttttaggAATATTCGGGATGCAAAAACTTTTTAGAAATATACCGTCGATCTCGCACAACCGTTGCACGAAAATGACGTGGACGTGACGTCACCGACGGTATCACGCGGTGAAAGTGCGAGACCGCATGGTCTCGCGGAATGGAATAGCGAGACCGTTTGGTGATACCAGTGCCATGCTgaattaattagtgattaattgtCATGATTAGCGATTAATTTAATTCCAAGTTGAATTAACTAAGGGGCTGTTCAAATTGATGTTATTTTAaaccatacaatttttttaaagttgctGAAGATATACATACaatttttttgcaaacttttagtaaatacataagaaatcatactaaaattttgttaaTATTGAATATTTTGTCTATAACCTGAACAGTCCCTAAGTTCGATTCCGTGTGACTGCGTGAGCGTGTCAAAGAAATTTCTAGTGAACTTGTTTCCTCCCACGCCAGAACGAATGTTTGAGCAATTCGGATCCTTTGCATTAGAGGTACTAATGCAGGGGATGAACAGTACCACGCATTAGAATTCGGATCCTCTGCATTAGAGGTACTAATTTAGTAAATCCAGTGATTGTTATGAACAAGTAAATCCGGTGATTGTTATGAACAAATTTAGTAAATTCGGTGATTGTTATGAACAAAAACTACAGAAATTTAGTGAATCCGGTGATTGTTATGAATAAAAGATACAGAAATTTAGTAAATCGGTGattgttatgaaaaaaaaaaacaaagtccgGTAATTTTCCTCCTTTCAGAATACGGAAATTTAGTAAATCCGGTGAT
Proteins encoded in this window:
- the LOC127784702 gene encoding ammonium transporter 3 member 1 translates to MSGDAFNMSVAYQPSGMAVPEWLNKGDNAWQMISATLVGMQSVPGLVILYGSIVKKKWAVNSAFMALYAFAAVWLCWVTWGYNMSFGHKLLPFWGKARPALGQSFLLAQAVLPQTTQFYKGGGGADAVVETPWVNPLYPMATMVYFQCVFAAITLILLAGSLLGRMNIKAWMLFVPLWLTFSYTVGAFSLWGGGFLFHWGVMDYSGGYVIHLSSGVAGFTAAYWVGPRSTKDRERFPPNNVLLMLTGAGILWMGWAGFNGGDPYSANIDSSLAVLNTNICAATSLLVWTCLDVIFFKKPSVIGAVQGMITGLVCITPGAGLVQGWAAIVMGILSGSIPWFTMMVVHKRSRLLQQVDDTLGVFHTHAVAGFLGGATTGLFAEPVLCSLFLPVTNSRGAFYPGRGGGLQFVRQVAGALFIICWNVVVTSLVCLAVRAVVPLRMPEEELAIGDDAVHGEEAYALWGDGEKYDSTKHGWYSDNNDTHHNNNKAAPSGVTQNV